The sequence TGCTGTCGCAGTTGTTGGAATTCCATCCGTAGGGTCCCCCCATCTACCACTTCTCTCTTGTCTAGCTCCCTGTTCGTGTCCTCTCTTTACCTTGGCATGTCCTCAACCACATTGTTCAGCGGCCCTTCCTCCTTTGAGGCTTCCTTCCTCGAAAGGACGTTGGAGGGCATGGAACTTGCAAGCAATTGTTATAGTCGGATTGAAGAAGACTCGATGCGGGCGGCCTATGGCCACAACCTTCAGTGGCCCTCCCTCTTCTGGGGCTTCCTTCCCACAAATTGCGTCAGCAAGCACTGATCCAAGCAGCAACAAGTTTAAGTTGAATTCTTGATGGCTGATGCGGGTGGTTTTTGACTTCCACAGTCTTTTGGTCGCTGTTAAACCAAGCTAACCTTGTGGCAGAAAGGCCCTTCAGTGAGGAGTACTGGCGTTTCCAAGTCTGCATAAGAAAATGTTTGTTGATGAGCTTGGGTGATAGCTTTAGGTTGCTCTGGTTTTTGGTTGGGTTTTTTGCAGGTGCCTAACATCAATTGTTGTCTCTTTGGGAAGGTGGTGGCCTCTCTTTTGTATTCTTTATATCTCCTTCCCTTTTTCTGTTTAATCTGTAATGGCTTGCCGCTGGTATAGCCCAATCTCTGTAACTCAGAACTATCTTTCTTTGGCAATGAAAGATTCAGGTGAGGAATCTCTCCCCTCCGGTGattattcaaataaaaataCCGTTACAAATCGGGGTTGAAGTAATATTCTTGCTATGTATCAGCATCTTAACCCCCTTCATAATACGTTTGATTAGTTGTTCTGTTGTTGATTCCTCTTGATTGAACACATGGTGGGTTCTCTCCTTCAATGTTCCCACGTCAGTAGAATGAAGGTTGTTTTTAGCCCTTGCTTGTGGAGGCGTCGGTGTGTTTCCTGTTCCATATTCCCACGGTCCCAACAATGCAGTAGACCAGTAGTGTTGTCACTAATTATaggggcatttaactatttatcacttttTAGATTAAGCATTTTACTATTTAACACCCATATATCAATAACACATGTGTCCAAATGTATCTATAAGATATGGGTTTAgtgataaataattaattgtcccatctaaaaataacaaatagttTAATATATCGCTTCTCCCAGCGCCGCGTTGCCTCCCCATCCCCCGCGCGCGCCAGCTGCGCCTTGCCGCTTGTCCTTCCCCAGACGCCCCACCCCCTGCGCAGCCACGCTGCCACCCGTCTGTTCATCTTCGTTTCCAAATAGCCGATGCTTCTATTAATTTGTTTGTCGCCTCCTCATCCCATCCTCTCATACATGTCACACACATGTTgctgtttgctgctaatgatgATGCAGGAAGAAAAGCAGTGCAAACCTTGGTGttgtcactggtggagaaattaTTTTTGGTCGGTCGAACCAAATTCGACAATAGTCCAGGTTCCAtttaaaaccgggactaaatacgATTTTAAGTCctagttaaaaaaattttgatctttagtccctgttggtaacaccaaccgggactaaagatgatttttggtcccggttcatcccctgtcagaggcatgtcagggggccgaggatctttagtcccggtttatactaccaaccgggactaaagattaccactttagtcccggttaccaaccgggagtaaaattaaacacgtagtatataatccatagtccttatcctctcctctacTCGCAACCACTACCTCACCCACATATcgatcctcctctcttctccccctcctcccctctcctatCTTACACagatcctccccttcctccttccttcccctccccttcctcctccctcacctgGAGATGGATCTTACACAGatccttcccttcctccttccttcccctccccttcctcttccctcacctggagatggaggaggcCGCGCCGCGCGAACGCGGTGGACGGACGGACGCGCGGCGTGCGGCGCAGACGTGCGTTGCAGGGGAAGCACATGCGTGCAGTAGTAACGATAGCGGCAGCCAGCAGTAGTGGGATTGATATTTTGTGATTGATTTCTTGAGTAGTAGCACATCCGACagcttgttttctctcttttttttttgatattttgtgattcactgagatgtataattttgtgattcattgtatggatttaagatgtataatctgtgttatatttgatttgtgtgtaaattttttaggatttgtgatgtattatATTGGTGTGTATAAGtgactttaagatttgtgatgcgGATTTAgaatgttactttgatttggggatttgatgtttgatttgggatgtgcatgccatccgattcgggagaaaataaaaaagtaacaaaaaaaaaaaataaaaggggacCATCCGGTAGTGTCCCTATCTAAAGAGCGGGACTaacggttatttcacccgggactaaatataGCAATCTTTAGTTCTAGATTCGTGGTCCCGGTTAGAAAACTGGGACTACAGGGGTTTACAAACCAGGAGTAAAAGACAGTTTCTTCTCCGCCAGTGTGTTGCCCATCTGAGCACGCATGTTATTGGATCCATCTGCTGGGCCAACAGGGAGGTTTTTTCACTTCATGTATCTCTATTGTTCTGGGTTCATCCCTAATCCAGATAAGTTTCTCTTTCTAAGCAACATTGATTGGCGTAGTCTGAGCAGCAAACTAATCTCTTCGCAATTAAGCTATCAATTTCGAACAGAATTAAGTATCCCCATCTAGCTcgctcctcttttttttttctccgcaCATACGTATTTGCTCCCGCGATTATTCACTCCCTTCATTTTCTTCACAGGATTAATTTATCATATTCTTTACATATTTATTGCTGGATTTAGTAGCTATGATGTTGAATTGTTGGGGCAAATTTCTTTTCACGGTATGCATACATTATATCTTTTTTCGCTTGATGCATacattgtttttttagataattgaaaaaatatcttttttttttcacttgatGCATTCATTGTATTTGATTGCtaactacatattttttttccaattttgcCTTGCAGCTGTCCAATAACTACTAATATATGTATTATACTGTTTTAGTATTCTGTATTGCACATGGAGAACTCTGAGTAGTGAACATGCCTATTGAATCAGTGAAATTATTTGATCTGCAGATCATTTTGTGCAATGCAGCTATAAAATTTCAATGTATAGACATGAGAAATATTATGTACCTATAAAAACACCTCACATACAAAAATGAAATACTTCTTGTAGTGATTTTTTTAGCACACTATGCTAAGTGGTCAATAAAGTTGAGTTGATAAAATGATAAATGATAACCATTGATATTTAATGTCTATTGGATGGTTGTGATGACACATGGAACTCTTATTTTGTGGGTGGTGTgattcaatactccctccggacTGATAATACTTGCCGTTTTAGACAAGGATTGaaggtcaaactttaaaatctttgattataaatcatttttaaaatatttgtcttttaaatatggtgactacatgtatagagtcttaaaaagtactttgataaaatcatatatttgttaacaaatttatacatattataatgaaaaataatggttaAACTTGTTTTTGATACCGTGTTCTTATCTAAAACGTTAAGTATTATTAATTCGGAGGGAGTAGATCTGCATTGTTTTGTTGTCTCGCGGGTTAGTAGGAGATCAGTTTCAGTGCACATCATGATAATAAGAAGACCAAAACATGTCTCAGTACTCTCTCAAATAAACGGGACGACGAACGTACGACGATGATTAATACAAGTGGTCCACGAGCAGTGATCAGATCTAGGCTACACGGTAGTAGGTGCTAAAGAAAACCTTGCACAATCTTATCTTCCTGACATCATGTGATATCTGGAAGAAATGAAATTAGTGAGTGTTTAGACACAAAGAACTTCTAACAAGGCTTATCGTAAAAATTAGAAGGCGAAGACTTGAATCATTGTAGGAGTAAAAGCATTAGGTGGGTATAATGCCTTATagccctccttttttttttattttaaacctATATAGGGCTTCACTCGTTCAGTTTTTTcgtgttatatttaatgaaattgaTACATCTGTGTGGGGttggataaagataaagaaaacatggGTACCTTTGCTTGCACGACACTACAGTAGTACTGGTATGTTTAGTTCACtagttcacattaaaattaattaaaattagaggtttagttgaaattggaacgttgtgatggaaaaattaaaagtttatatgtgtaaaaaagttttgatgtgataaaaatgttgaaagtttaaaaataaagtttagaactaaactcggccttggTGCACAGTTCACGTCAAAGAAAGGACGACAGATGATGCACTACTGTTACGGCTGCTCCCTCAGATTTTTTTTGGCCCGGTCTAGTTCccgactttttaaaaaaacttttaattttttcatcacatcaaaacttttctacacacataaactttcaatttttttctttaaacttctaattttagttaaatttttaattttggcgtggaactaaacattTGTGTGTTTTTTCTGAGGCTATGGGTGtgttagttcgtgaaaagaaaattttttgggtgatacatcagacgtttgaccggatatcggaaggtttttttttacatgaatgaaaaaactaatttcataacttgcctgtaaactgcgagatgaatttattgagcctaattaatccgtcattagcacatgtggattactgtagcattttatggctaatcatggactaattaggctcaaaagattcatttcgcgatttccatgcaaactgtgcaattagtttttttatttatatttatactgCATGCATGTGCGGGTAGTAAGATATGACTGATGTGTAAAGCAACTATTGGGTagaaatgagagagaaagtGAGAGATGGGAGAGTTTAATGTTTTTTATGCTCTTATTACCAGATAGTAGTGCTATTGCCTGGTATAATTACTACCTCCTCTACTACCCACCCCTATGATGGTAAAGTAGATAGTAAGGAGGTCTTAGTACCCACTTTTCATCCACATTGCGGACGCCCTAAGAAGTGCAAGAGCACACTAGACGCAGGAGACCCTCAGGATGTCAACTAGTATACAAACAGTATGTAGCAAGACTGGACTTGcttgtacacatatatatgaccAAATATGTGGGAAAGTGTTTTCATCCTTCGAGGAGATATCTCTCGTTTTGTGCGTgttatctaaatagttataaaaaaatttaaaaaaatcacaagatagattattatgaaatatatcactccacaaacatgtatGTTAAAATTCAACattacaaattgtaacaaaaataactatGAATATACGAGAACTATTTTCaaattaatttgttctttttttgcaaCTGGCAGAAATCGAATTTGGCCTTACATGCTTGTGGactgatatatttcatattaatttatattgtcaattttttcaaacttttttttaataattatttagatgGCATGCAAgcaacgaggggatatcccctcgtggGATCAAAATCCACATcccaaatatgtttatatattgAAGTGAGGGGTGTCGCAAgattaagaaataaacatatGATATTTATTGATGTCACCAAATTTTCCCTTAAGGTTGCATATGCAAGTAAAAGTTTTAGTTATAATGACGTGAACAAAATCTCATACGTTCATCTTTTTCTTCATACGATAATTTTAGGTTTTCACGGTACATGGTTTACACTGTATATTTTACTATTCAAGTGGGCGTATCAGCTGCCTGTTTTTCTCATCGGAGGTAAAActtagtactcccttcgtcccaaaatataagggattttggttggatgtgacatattctagtactttGTGTCATATCCAcctaaaatcacttatattttgggacggagggagtacgtaacaTAGAGCATTGAGACATGCGCATGCCTGCCCCAAATATTTAACGATAAAAGTAACTGAACACATACACATCAAGTGTTCGGATCGGAGGCTAAACATACACAAAATGAAATTCCAAATGCATCACTCCGCAAAAGTAAACCCTGATCCATAAAACTTGGCCGAGAGAAACTTATCAAGACTATCGGCCATCTCTGGCGTGACGTGGTTCACCCAATCTCCGATGACTCCCTTCCTAAAGAAAGACTCATGTGGGTACTCATTGGCCATCATATGTAGGGAGCCTGTGCTGTTGGCACCCGAAGCCTTCATCTTCTCAAAACTGCAAAGCTCGATGATGCTCTCAACGATCCCGGCTTCCTTCTCGGCGTCAGAGAATGGCTGGCCGATGAATTCCGCGATTTTCTCGATGTTCTTCGTAGGATCGCGTAGAACCTCCTCGTACTTTAGGAATAGCACCTTGTCCGGCTCCGTCTTGCTCGTGTTCCAATACCCAAGGATATGCTCCCAGATTGGGCCTCCCAAGTATGCACCCTCACGGATGGACTCCCACACATCAGATAATGACATGGTGATGGACTCCCACTCATCAGATAATGATGAGGTCTTAGCCTTAGAACAGTTCATGAAATACCATAAAGAAATTGCCATGTCTTTCGGTTGCCTGCAATTAATAATATAACAAGAAGAAGACTATAACCATTAAGACTAGGCTTTGGGACGAAATGGTTggaaaccataaaaaaaatagtcccAATGATTTTAATAACCATATTTTCTTagaaaacaaagtaaaaaaaggCAGAGGCGGATATAAAAATGGTATTGGAAATATCGGAAAATCGAAAATAAAAAGATATGGAAAAAAATGCCTGTATCGATCGGAAACATGACTatgtaatatctgaaacaataaTCTGAAATCACATATTTAACTTGACATGATTATATAATATGACCACGTAAATTCAAACTTAcactattctaaaaaaaagaaattcaaacTTACACTACGTAAATCACAAACCATCTCTTCTTTAGGCATGTACTCAAATTAGGAATTGGGTTGAAAAGTTGATGGGCCTCTAGTAAAATAGAGACATGGTATTTAGAAATATGGAAATTAATTACagtattataaaaactataatttTCGTGCAAATATGGTAAATAAGAAAACGGCAAGTAGaacatcaaaattatttttgtttccgTATTTTCTTGCCTTTTGTTAGGTTACCGTTTCCAAGCTATGTTACCCCGATACGTCGCTGAGCGTCGCGTATCTGTATCGGATACGCCGACGGATACACGCTCCGATATGTATTCCGTACGTATCTGACATTTTCTCGATTTTTAAACAAATGAAAGAATTACGGATACTTTGCTGATTCGTATTGATACGCCCATATTTTCGCATGACTCACTCCCGGTCTCCCCGCATCGTCtttgccgtcgccatcgtcgggCGCAGCACCGCCGTCTGTGCAGCCGCAACGCCTCCTTCGCCGGCGGGCACTGCGCCTCCAACCCCACCGTCCCGCGGCGCAGCCGGCGCatatcctcctccgccgctggcgTCAGGGGCTATGGGATGCTGGGGCCGCCGTCCCCAGAACAACGCCTCCGCGCGTAGCCGTCTATGCGGTCCGCGGCCAGCACCACAGTAGCGCCTCCACCTCCGAGCAGCAGGCACAAGACCACCAAGCAGTTTTTCCTTTGTTCCCCTGTGAGGCTGTGAGTAAATCACTGCATGTTTGTGTTTGGGTGTCGGTTGAACTACCAttttagagcaaatttaatagtatagtccactactagctttaaatcatctatagccaatgtaataatcaattcatacaatagttgcttactacattattaatacatgccccacatatcatacacacattacgttttggagtccgtgctgcagctggctacagatctgtagcctgctgctcttctctctatttctttatctctttaaaatatgtttatagctagcttatagcctgctattgtacttgctcttagtgAAATCCGGTGGTTGGTTGGTGGCTTAGTGCTGGCGTGCTGCTActtgtgtactccctccgtaaaaaaaaagataaacactgggtttccatgtccaatataaatactaattttttttaggattaatatttttattgttattatatgataaaatatgaatagtaatttatatgcgactaactttttttaattttctcataaatttttcaaataagacaggcggtcaaacgttggacacagattttcacggctgcacttattttaggatggaggtagtattaaaatcaaaattattattgcttgtgttgtcaacttgtcacccTTCTCCGCGTGCACGCTATCAAATTGctaaatgatatgttttttcttaaaaaaaattatatgaaagttgctttaaaaatcatattgattcattttttaaaagctaatacttaactaattgTGTGTTAATGAAACAATTCGTTTTTTATATGGAGTTCTCAACTTCACCTCCCGAATATAGCCTAATAGATTGCTTTTCAGTAAAACTACGTGcgcatatgcatgcataaaCGGGTTACAGGCAACCcgtaaaaatgatttttttttttgaaaaaagtatAAATtacccccccgaactattgagGTCGACTGAATTACACCCCCAAACTTGAAAACAAGACATTCTACACCCCCAACTATTGAAACCGAACGAATAACCCCCAACTCAATTTGGAGTGGTTTTGGgtcacgtggcagtccagtcagcacttttttaaataaaaaaatcagtGGGTCCCTTTTGTAAGTTCTCCAccactctctatctctctctactctatcccagtctctccccccctctctctctctcttctcacctgcacggcggcggccgcgcgaggGCGGGAGCaggcggcgctgccggcggcggagggcggcgggtgGCTGAGACGGAGGCGGAGTGGGTTGCCGGCAGCTTCGCTGTGGTGTGGGCTAGCAACcacctcctcggcgacggccaCATCGTGGTGGTGCTCCTCCAATCGTGGTCGGAGTTCGCGCGCACGGGGACGTTCGCCGGAGGCCTGAACCTTGACCGGTCGGTGCTGAGCCGTCCCCACTCCCCGCCGAGGTacagcgccgccgtcgatggGATGTTCGTGCCGTGGGACCACGAGCACGAGTTGAACCCGCTCACGGCGAGCCGCGGAGGCGAGCTTCGTCGAGCGGCTCTACTACGTCGAGGCCGCCGACATCGCCAGGCTGCGCGAGGAGGCGCGCGCAGCGCGCGACGAGCGGCTCTACTCTTTCTTGTTCGTAGCTAATTTTGCTTTCAGTTTTTTTGGCGGAGGATTTTGGGTTGGAAAGACAAGGTCGGGATCTCTTTTaaagtttgtttttcttttcttttccctcttgATCAGTAATCAGCCATGCCATGTTTTGTCGAGCTCACAAGATTGGAATCTCCCGCTATGGAATCAATTTTCAACTGTAATTTGCCCCGCTTTCTGCGGTGAGATTTGCAGGTGCGCAATATGTAATTCACCATTTTCATCGCTCATCGCTCTCTTGCTCATTTCACCCGGTTGTCCGATGCAAAGTGGCAAAGCATAGTATAAGAGATAAACATGTCTGGCATTGAAGGGGCGCCCACAGCCGCCGGCGCGCGGGGCTCGGggtggtgggaggaggggaCGGCGGAGGGCGGTGCTTGGGGCAGCGAAGGGGCGCCCACAGCCACCGGCGCGCGGCGCGTTGAGGCAGCGGAGGGGATGCTTGCAGCCAGCGGTGCTCAGGGAGGTGGAGGGGGCAGCGggcggagctccggcggcggaggaagcgccCGCAGCCATCGCCGCGCGGCTCGTCGAGGCACTGGAGCCGTCCGTTGCCGTCGGCGCTCGAGCCGCAACCGCCAtgatttgagagagagagagagaggggaaagggaaagagagagtggagagatatctgacaggtgggtcccttcattttttaattaaaaaattgttgACTGGACTGCCATGTACTCATGTAAACCAAAACCACTTGGAAAACTGCTAGGGAGGTTTCATTCGGTAtcgatagttgagggtgaaaaacGTCTGGTTTTCATGTTTagaggggtaattcatactcaACCAATAGTTTAGAGGGTagttcgtactttttccttcttttttgttTAACCAGTGTATGAACTGAGTGAGTAACTGAATGTGCCAAATTCACCTTGTTTGAAACATTGTTGAGGGCAAGGTTACTGAAATTTTGAATTGGAACATTAATgaacagtaaacatttactaattacagattaattaggcttaataaatccaTCTCGTGGTTTACCGACGGATTCTGTAatcagtttttttattagtgcccgaacaccccaatATAATACcttatataatacccgatgtgataCGCCACAACTTTATACCCTATACCtaaccaccccccccccccccccccgatcaGCACTTACCTGCAGATGTAGATGATTTTACAGCGGTCGTCCTCGGTGATGGAGGCCGGCAGGTTTGGGTACGACGCGTGCGTGCTCATCAgccgcggcgatggcgcggcgtCAAGCTTGGCCTCCTCCCCGTCCAAGTAGATCCCCTCCAGGAACGGGACGCACTCGTGTGGGTTGAGCCGGAGCAGCGGGTGCCGCCcatcaccgccggcggcggcggcggcggcgggcgggtacacgccgcgcgccgccgtggcgaaGGCCAGGGCCTTGAGCCACGTGGTGCCGCACTTGGGCAGGCTCGCCAGGAGGACGTCGCCGGCGCGCGGCTCGAAGCGGCGCTGGAGCGCCACGAT is a genomic window of Oryza glaberrima chromosome 7, OglaRS2, whole genome shotgun sequence containing:
- the LOC127780304 gene encoding cytosolic sulfotransferase 12-like, whose translation is MQPTSAAAGPVPFKDIAAVAVARRPVAEEYGDVVVALPSRLYPPQQRWREYQGAWFREAWVPGIVALQRRFEPRAGDVLLASLPKCGTTWLKALAFATAARGVYPPAAAAAAGGDGRHPLLRLNPHECVPFLEGIYLDGEEAKLDAAPSPRLMSTHASYPNLPASITEDDRCKIIYICRQPKDMAISLWYFMNCSKAKTSSLSDEWESITMSLSDVWESIREGAYLGGPIWEHILGYWNTSKTEPDKVLFLKYEEVLRDPTKNIEKIAEFIGQPFSDAEKEAGIVESIIELCSFEKMKASGANSTGSLHMMANEYPHESFFRKGVIGDWVNHVTPEMADSLDKFLSAKFYGSGFTFAE